From the genome of Pseudomonas sp. WJP1:
CATTGTTTGCGGATGATCGACGAGCTGCTGCCACAGGCGATCTTGCCCGTGTAGGAGCGGTGTTCAGCCCGCGAATGCCCGGCGTCCGGCGCTCATCTCGGTGCGCAATTCACCGATAAAGTCGGAAATGGCACGCACGCTGGTCAACTGCTCGGTTGATACACCGGCGATAAGCAGCTTGACTTGCCCGCTGGCGGGTTCATAGACCTCGATCCGCAGCAGCCCGCCGCTCTCCGTGCAGTCGCAAGACAGGGGCTCAAAACCGGACTCTACAATGTTGCAAAGGACTGAAATGGGAACCATGACCGACGCCTCCGTGGCAGTGAAACGGAATGGATCCGGTGAGAATAGACGCCATTTGCCGATTCTGCGCCAGTCAAAACTGTTAACTGCCTCGCATTTGCAGCCTTTGCTCAATGGCTATTGTCTTTCCAGATCCAGTTCCAGATCCCCGGCAACTGCGCCGGCTGTGAGCTGTCGCGCAGCGTGCGGGCCATGGCGGCCCGTTGCAGCGCGGCAGTATCGTCATAAAACGCCAATGGCGCGGTCCTGACACCCGTCGCCCGGGCGCTGTCGAGAAGGATCTGCAGGTATTCGCGAGTGTGCCGCGCGGTGTAGCGATTGAGGTCATGGAACGTCACCACCACCGGAATCACCCCGTCCACCACTGG
Proteins encoded in this window:
- a CDS encoding DUF1652 domain-containing protein, with the protein product MVPISVLCNIVESGFEPLSCDCTESGGLLRIEVYEPASGQVKLLIAGVSTEQLTSVRAISDFIGELRTEMSAGRRAFAG